One window of Cardiocondyla obscurior isolate alpha-2009 linkage group LG20, Cobs3.1, whole genome shotgun sequence genomic DNA carries:
- the LOC139110287 gene encoding heat shock factor protein isoform X1, with product MHTTSDLGANVPAFLAKLWKMVEDPKTNSLISWAPNGRSFFIRNQSKFTMDLLPIYYKHNNMASFIRQLNMYGFHKKVSVELGGLKCDKDEIEFAHQYFCKDQPYLVEKIKRKVANKNQDTTLATIKPELVSKMLAEVKNMRGRQENMDSTLNEMKLENATLWRELAMLRQKHLKQQQIINKLIQFLVTLVQPSRSGLSVKRRYPLMINDSSRSHKQTKLSKSQECPMGPVIHELDASEPDVDLGYNVAEILESKTPNVQSPQEHNEIPTDDEINMETIQFNKSSIENPTVEVKKKRVGKHKKKRKNKVPVRILIPSLENGKKSRTELHMLEISTDEDEPVTLLKNKPIDLKPVPMATMRSSKLAAMAANIKSQDDNDIDNDIDIDGTPADLEDNMESLDNDASMMKLEDILIVPEMLDNSNIQNNVRTNQEDNSNYNKINKKPNQVDGERSILMTSNNEQRNENKMEMSLQKENNNCDKADPSSSKDLSVSRVTSGMAETNYRLGPMQVHTNNGDEMDNHLECMQTDLDNLRELLRDERYSIDSNTLYTLFNTDDMYGLPFSSELNVNCKEENNDHIISDSANRSAGGELMAYNPSSSLLDFDDDMLLGNASSSNQDLQLNLYADPLSLEDTKSSLFEALTNNNANTKS from the exons ATGCATACGACGTCGGACTTGGGCGCGAACGTGCCAGCGTTCCTTGCCAAGCTTTGGAAAATGGTCGAGGACCCAAAGACAAACAGCCTTATTTCGTGGGCGCCC aatGGAAGAAGCTTCTTTATTAGAAATCAATCAAAATTCACAATGGACTTGCTACCAATTTACTACAAGCATAACAATATGGCCAGTTTTATAAGACAGTTGAATATGT ATGGATTTCACAAGAAAGTTTCTGTAGAATTGGGTGGCCTAAAATGTGATAAAGATGAAATAGAATTTGCACATCAGTATTTCTGCAAAGATCAACCTTATTTAgtagagaaaattaaaaggaag gttgcaaataaaaatcaagataCAACTCTTGCTACTATTAAACCAGAATTAGTAAGTAAAATGTTAGCTGAAGTAAAAAACATGAGGGGTCGTCAGGAAAATATGGATAGTACTTTAAATGAGATGAAACTCGAAAATGCAACCTTGTGGAGAGAATTAGCGATGTTAAGACAAAAACACTTAAAACAGCAacagattattaataaattaattcaatttcttGTTACTCTTGTACAACCATCCAGAAGTGGTTTATCTGTTAAAAGACGATACCCGTTAATGATAAATGACTCAAGTCGTTCGCATAAACAAACTAAATTGTCTAAG TCGCAAGAATGTCCAATGGGACCGGTAATTCATGAACTTGATGCATCAGAACCTGACGTGGATCTAGGCTATAATGTTGCCGa aatccTGGAAAGTAAAACACCAAATGTTCAAAGTCCACAGGAACATAATGAAATACCGACAGATGATGAAATTAATATGGAAactattcaatttaataaaagttccATTGAAAATCCTACAGttgaagtaaagaaaaaacgaGTTGgcaaacacaaaaaaaa GAGGAAAAACAAGGTACCTGTCAGAATTTTGATTCCATCATtggaaaacggaaaaaaatcaAG gACAGAATTACATATGCTCGAAATATCTACTGACGAAGATGAACCtgtaactttattaaaaaacaagcCTATTGATTTAAAGCCAGTACCTATGGCGACTATGCGAAGCTCTAAGCTCGCGGCAATGGCAGCAAACATTAAATCTCAAGATGATAATGATATTGATAATGATATTGATATAGATGGTACTCCAGCTGATTTGGAGGATAACATGGAAAGTTTGGATAATGACGCGTCTATGATGAAATTAGAAGATATTCTAATTGTTCCAGAAATGCTCGATAACAgtaatattcaaaataatgtTAGGACTAATCAAGAGGATAAcagcaattataataaaattaataagaaaccTAATCAAGTAGACGGGGAAAGAAGCATTTTAATGACAAGTAACAATGAGCAacgtaatgaaaataaaatggaaatgtCTCtacagaaagaaaataataattgtgatAAGGCGGATCCAAGTTCGTCAAAAGATTTATCAGTAAGCCGTGTTACTTCTGGAATGGCCGAAACTAATTACAGGTTAGGACCGATGCAAGTCCACACAAACAATgg gGACGAAATGGACAATCATTTGGAATGTATGCAAACTGATCTGGATAATTTACGTGAATTGTTGCGAGATGAACGTTACAGCATTGATTCTAATACACTATATACG tTGTTCAACACAGATGATATGTATGGATTACCATTTAGTTCAGAACTAAATGTAAATTGTAAGGAAGAGAACAATGATCATATAA tTTCAGATTCTGCTAATAGATCTGCTGGTGGTGAACTTATGGCATATAATCCCTCATCTTCTTTATTAGATTTTGATGACGACATGCTTTTGGGAAATGCGTCATCTTCAAATCAAGATTTGCAGTTGAATCTGTACGCTGATCCATTGTCTCTAGAGGATACAAAGAGTTCACTTTTTGAAgctttaacaaataataacgcgaatacaaaatcgtaa
- the LOC139110287 gene encoding heat shock factor protein isoform X5, which translates to MHTTSDLGANVPAFLAKLWKMVEDPKTNSLISWAPNGRSFFIRNQSKFTMDLLPIYYKHNNMASFIRQLNMYGFHKKVSVELGGLKCDKDEIEFAHQYFCKDQPYLVEKIKRKVANKNQDTTLATIKPELVSKMLAEVKNMRGRQENMDSTLNEMKLENATLWRELAMLRQKHLKQQQIINKLIQFLVTLVQPSRSGLSVKRRYPLMINDSSRSHKQTKLSKSQECPMGPVIHELDASEPDVDLGYNVAEILESKTPNVQSPQEHNEIPTDDEINMETIQFNKSSIENPTVEVKKKRVGKHKKKRKNKVPVRILIPSLENGKKSRTELHMLEISTDEDEPVTLLKNKPIDLKPVPMATMRSSKLAAMAANIKSQDDNDIDNDIDIDGTPADLEDNMESLDNDASMMKLEDILIVPEMLDNSNIQNNVRTNQEDNSNYNKINKKPNQVDGERSILMTSNNEQRNENKMEMSLQKENNNCDKADPSSSKDLSVSRVTSGMAETNYRLGPMQVHTNNGDEMDNHLECMQTDLDNLRELLRDERYSIDSNTLYTLFNTDDMYGLPFSSELNVNCKEENNDHINFDDDMLLGNASSSNQDLQLNLYADPLSLEDTKSSLFEALTNNNANTKS; encoded by the exons ATGCATACGACGTCGGACTTGGGCGCGAACGTGCCAGCGTTCCTTGCCAAGCTTTGGAAAATGGTCGAGGACCCAAAGACAAACAGCCTTATTTCGTGGGCGCCC aatGGAAGAAGCTTCTTTATTAGAAATCAATCAAAATTCACAATGGACTTGCTACCAATTTACTACAAGCATAACAATATGGCCAGTTTTATAAGACAGTTGAATATGT ATGGATTTCACAAGAAAGTTTCTGTAGAATTGGGTGGCCTAAAATGTGATAAAGATGAAATAGAATTTGCACATCAGTATTTCTGCAAAGATCAACCTTATTTAgtagagaaaattaaaaggaag gttgcaaataaaaatcaagataCAACTCTTGCTACTATTAAACCAGAATTAGTAAGTAAAATGTTAGCTGAAGTAAAAAACATGAGGGGTCGTCAGGAAAATATGGATAGTACTTTAAATGAGATGAAACTCGAAAATGCAACCTTGTGGAGAGAATTAGCGATGTTAAGACAAAAACACTTAAAACAGCAacagattattaataaattaattcaatttcttGTTACTCTTGTACAACCATCCAGAAGTGGTTTATCTGTTAAAAGACGATACCCGTTAATGATAAATGACTCAAGTCGTTCGCATAAACAAACTAAATTGTCTAAG TCGCAAGAATGTCCAATGGGACCGGTAATTCATGAACTTGATGCATCAGAACCTGACGTGGATCTAGGCTATAATGTTGCCGa aatccTGGAAAGTAAAACACCAAATGTTCAAAGTCCACAGGAACATAATGAAATACCGACAGATGATGAAATTAATATGGAAactattcaatttaataaaagttccATTGAAAATCCTACAGttgaagtaaagaaaaaacgaGTTGgcaaacacaaaaaaaa GAGGAAAAACAAGGTACCTGTCAGAATTTTGATTCCATCATtggaaaacggaaaaaaatcaAG gACAGAATTACATATGCTCGAAATATCTACTGACGAAGATGAACCtgtaactttattaaaaaacaagcCTATTGATTTAAAGCCAGTACCTATGGCGACTATGCGAAGCTCTAAGCTCGCGGCAATGGCAGCAAACATTAAATCTCAAGATGATAATGATATTGATAATGATATTGATATAGATGGTACTCCAGCTGATTTGGAGGATAACATGGAAAGTTTGGATAATGACGCGTCTATGATGAAATTAGAAGATATTCTAATTGTTCCAGAAATGCTCGATAACAgtaatattcaaaataatgtTAGGACTAATCAAGAGGATAAcagcaattataataaaattaataagaaaccTAATCAAGTAGACGGGGAAAGAAGCATTTTAATGACAAGTAACAATGAGCAacgtaatgaaaataaaatggaaatgtCTCtacagaaagaaaataataattgtgatAAGGCGGATCCAAGTTCGTCAAAAGATTTATCAGTAAGCCGTGTTACTTCTGGAATGGCCGAAACTAATTACAGGTTAGGACCGATGCAAGTCCACACAAACAATgg gGACGAAATGGACAATCATTTGGAATGTATGCAAACTGATCTGGATAATTTACGTGAATTGTTGCGAGATGAACGTTACAGCATTGATTCTAATACACTATATACG tTGTTCAACACAGATGATATGTATGGATTACCATTTAGTTCAGAACTAAATGTAAATTGTAAGGAAGAGAACAATGATCATATAA ATTTTGATGACGACATGCTTTTGGGAAATGCGTCATCTTCAAATCAAGATTTGCAGTTGAATCTGTACGCTGATCCATTGTCTCTAGAGGATACAAAGAGTTCACTTTTTGAAgctttaacaaataataacgcgaatacaaaatcgtaa
- the LOC139110287 gene encoding heat shock factor protein isoform X2, whose protein sequence is MHTTSDLGANVPAFLAKLWKMVEDPKTNSLISWAPNGRSFFIRNQSKFTMDLLPIYYKHNNMASFIRQLNMYGFHKKVSVELGGLKCDKDEIEFAHQYFCKDQPYLVEKIKRKVANKNQDTTLATIKPELVSKMLAEVKNMRGRQENMDSTLNEMKLENATLWRELAMLRQKHLKQQQIINKLIQFLVTLVQPSRSGLSVKRRYPLMINDSSRSHKQTKLSKSQECPMGPVIHELDASEPDVDLGYNVAEILESKTPNVQSPQEHNEIPTDDEINMETIQFNKSSIENPTVEVKKKRVGKHKKKRKNKVPVRILIPSLENGKKSRTELHMLEISTDEDEPVTLLKNKPIDLKPVPMATMRSSKLAAMAANIKSQDDNDIDNDIDIDGTPADLEDNMESLDNDASMMKLEDILIVPEMLDNSNIQNNVRTNQEDNSNYNKINKKPNQVDGERSILMTSNNEQRNENKMEMSLQKENNNCDKADPSSSKDLSVSRVTSGMAETNYRLGPMQVHTNNGDEMDNHLECMQTDLDNLRELLRDERYSIDSNTLYTLFNTDDMYGLPFSSELNVNCKEENNDHINSANRSAGGELMAYNPSSSLLDFDDDMLLGNASSSNQDLQLNLYADPLSLEDTKSSLFEALTNNNANTKS, encoded by the exons ATGCATACGACGTCGGACTTGGGCGCGAACGTGCCAGCGTTCCTTGCCAAGCTTTGGAAAATGGTCGAGGACCCAAAGACAAACAGCCTTATTTCGTGGGCGCCC aatGGAAGAAGCTTCTTTATTAGAAATCAATCAAAATTCACAATGGACTTGCTACCAATTTACTACAAGCATAACAATATGGCCAGTTTTATAAGACAGTTGAATATGT ATGGATTTCACAAGAAAGTTTCTGTAGAATTGGGTGGCCTAAAATGTGATAAAGATGAAATAGAATTTGCACATCAGTATTTCTGCAAAGATCAACCTTATTTAgtagagaaaattaaaaggaag gttgcaaataaaaatcaagataCAACTCTTGCTACTATTAAACCAGAATTAGTAAGTAAAATGTTAGCTGAAGTAAAAAACATGAGGGGTCGTCAGGAAAATATGGATAGTACTTTAAATGAGATGAAACTCGAAAATGCAACCTTGTGGAGAGAATTAGCGATGTTAAGACAAAAACACTTAAAACAGCAacagattattaataaattaattcaatttcttGTTACTCTTGTACAACCATCCAGAAGTGGTTTATCTGTTAAAAGACGATACCCGTTAATGATAAATGACTCAAGTCGTTCGCATAAACAAACTAAATTGTCTAAG TCGCAAGAATGTCCAATGGGACCGGTAATTCATGAACTTGATGCATCAGAACCTGACGTGGATCTAGGCTATAATGTTGCCGa aatccTGGAAAGTAAAACACCAAATGTTCAAAGTCCACAGGAACATAATGAAATACCGACAGATGATGAAATTAATATGGAAactattcaatttaataaaagttccATTGAAAATCCTACAGttgaagtaaagaaaaaacgaGTTGgcaaacacaaaaaaaa GAGGAAAAACAAGGTACCTGTCAGAATTTTGATTCCATCATtggaaaacggaaaaaaatcaAG gACAGAATTACATATGCTCGAAATATCTACTGACGAAGATGAACCtgtaactttattaaaaaacaagcCTATTGATTTAAAGCCAGTACCTATGGCGACTATGCGAAGCTCTAAGCTCGCGGCAATGGCAGCAAACATTAAATCTCAAGATGATAATGATATTGATAATGATATTGATATAGATGGTACTCCAGCTGATTTGGAGGATAACATGGAAAGTTTGGATAATGACGCGTCTATGATGAAATTAGAAGATATTCTAATTGTTCCAGAAATGCTCGATAACAgtaatattcaaaataatgtTAGGACTAATCAAGAGGATAAcagcaattataataaaattaataagaaaccTAATCAAGTAGACGGGGAAAGAAGCATTTTAATGACAAGTAACAATGAGCAacgtaatgaaaataaaatggaaatgtCTCtacagaaagaaaataataattgtgatAAGGCGGATCCAAGTTCGTCAAAAGATTTATCAGTAAGCCGTGTTACTTCTGGAATGGCCGAAACTAATTACAGGTTAGGACCGATGCAAGTCCACACAAACAATgg gGACGAAATGGACAATCATTTGGAATGTATGCAAACTGATCTGGATAATTTACGTGAATTGTTGCGAGATGAACGTTACAGCATTGATTCTAATACACTATATACG tTGTTCAACACAGATGATATGTATGGATTACCATTTAGTTCAGAACTAAATGTAAATTGTAAGGAAGAGAACAATGATCATATAA ATTCTGCTAATAGATCTGCTGGTGGTGAACTTATGGCATATAATCCCTCATCTTCTTTATTAGATTTTGATGACGACATGCTTTTGGGAAATGCGTCATCTTCAAATCAAGATTTGCAGTTGAATCTGTACGCTGATCCATTGTCTCTAGAGGATACAAAGAGTTCACTTTTTGAAgctttaacaaataataacgcgaatacaaaatcgtaa
- the LOC139110287 gene encoding heat shock factor protein isoform X3, which translates to MHTTSDLGANVPAFLAKLWKMVEDPKTNSLISWAPNGRSFFIRNQSKFTMDLLPIYYKHNNMASFIRQLNMYGFHKKVSVELGGLKCDKDEIEFAHQYFCKDQPYLVEKIKRKVANKNQDTTLATIKPELVSKMLAEVKNMRGRQENMDSTLNEMKLENATLWRELAMLRQKHLKQQQIINKLIQFLVTLVQPSRSGLSVKRRYPLMINDSSRSHKQTKLSKSQECPMGPVIHELDASEPDVDLGYNVAEILESKTPNVQSPQEHNEIPTDDEINMETIQFNKSSIENPTVEVKKKRVGKHKKKRKNKVPVRILIPSLENGKKSRTELHMLEISTDEDEPVTLLKNKPIDLKPVPMATMRSSKLAAMAANIKSQDDNDIDNDIDIDGTPADLEDNMESLDNDASMMKLEDILIVPEMLDNSNIQNNVRTNQEDNSNYNKINKKPNQVDGERSILMTSNNEQRNENKMEMSLQKENNNCDKADPSSSKDLSVSRVTSGMAETNYRDEMDNHLECMQTDLDNLRELLRDERYSIDSNTLYTLFNTDDMYGLPFSSELNVNCKEENNDHIISDSANRSAGGELMAYNPSSSLLDFDDDMLLGNASSSNQDLQLNLYADPLSLEDTKSSLFEALTNNNANTKS; encoded by the exons ATGCATACGACGTCGGACTTGGGCGCGAACGTGCCAGCGTTCCTTGCCAAGCTTTGGAAAATGGTCGAGGACCCAAAGACAAACAGCCTTATTTCGTGGGCGCCC aatGGAAGAAGCTTCTTTATTAGAAATCAATCAAAATTCACAATGGACTTGCTACCAATTTACTACAAGCATAACAATATGGCCAGTTTTATAAGACAGTTGAATATGT ATGGATTTCACAAGAAAGTTTCTGTAGAATTGGGTGGCCTAAAATGTGATAAAGATGAAATAGAATTTGCACATCAGTATTTCTGCAAAGATCAACCTTATTTAgtagagaaaattaaaaggaag gttgcaaataaaaatcaagataCAACTCTTGCTACTATTAAACCAGAATTAGTAAGTAAAATGTTAGCTGAAGTAAAAAACATGAGGGGTCGTCAGGAAAATATGGATAGTACTTTAAATGAGATGAAACTCGAAAATGCAACCTTGTGGAGAGAATTAGCGATGTTAAGACAAAAACACTTAAAACAGCAacagattattaataaattaattcaatttcttGTTACTCTTGTACAACCATCCAGAAGTGGTTTATCTGTTAAAAGACGATACCCGTTAATGATAAATGACTCAAGTCGTTCGCATAAACAAACTAAATTGTCTAAG TCGCAAGAATGTCCAATGGGACCGGTAATTCATGAACTTGATGCATCAGAACCTGACGTGGATCTAGGCTATAATGTTGCCGa aatccTGGAAAGTAAAACACCAAATGTTCAAAGTCCACAGGAACATAATGAAATACCGACAGATGATGAAATTAATATGGAAactattcaatttaataaaagttccATTGAAAATCCTACAGttgaagtaaagaaaaaacgaGTTGgcaaacacaaaaaaaa GAGGAAAAACAAGGTACCTGTCAGAATTTTGATTCCATCATtggaaaacggaaaaaaatcaAG gACAGAATTACATATGCTCGAAATATCTACTGACGAAGATGAACCtgtaactttattaaaaaacaagcCTATTGATTTAAAGCCAGTACCTATGGCGACTATGCGAAGCTCTAAGCTCGCGGCAATGGCAGCAAACATTAAATCTCAAGATGATAATGATATTGATAATGATATTGATATAGATGGTACTCCAGCTGATTTGGAGGATAACATGGAAAGTTTGGATAATGACGCGTCTATGATGAAATTAGAAGATATTCTAATTGTTCCAGAAATGCTCGATAACAgtaatattcaaaataatgtTAGGACTAATCAAGAGGATAAcagcaattataataaaattaataagaaaccTAATCAAGTAGACGGGGAAAGAAGCATTTTAATGACAAGTAACAATGAGCAacgtaatgaaaataaaatggaaatgtCTCtacagaaagaaaataataattgtgatAAGGCGGATCCAAGTTCGTCAAAAGATTTATCAGTAAGCCGTGTTACTTCTGGAATGGCCGAAACTAATTACAG gGACGAAATGGACAATCATTTGGAATGTATGCAAACTGATCTGGATAATTTACGTGAATTGTTGCGAGATGAACGTTACAGCATTGATTCTAATACACTATATACG tTGTTCAACACAGATGATATGTATGGATTACCATTTAGTTCAGAACTAAATGTAAATTGTAAGGAAGAGAACAATGATCATATAA tTTCAGATTCTGCTAATAGATCTGCTGGTGGTGAACTTATGGCATATAATCCCTCATCTTCTTTATTAGATTTTGATGACGACATGCTTTTGGGAAATGCGTCATCTTCAAATCAAGATTTGCAGTTGAATCTGTACGCTGATCCATTGTCTCTAGAGGATACAAAGAGTTCACTTTTTGAAgctttaacaaataataacgcgaatacaaaatcgtaa
- the LOC139110287 gene encoding heat shock factor protein isoform X4, translating to MHTTSDLGANVPAFLAKLWKMVEDPKTNSLISWAPNGRSFFIRNQSKFTMDLLPIYYKHNNMASFIRQLNMYGFHKKVSVELGGLKCDKDEIEFAHQYFCKDQPYLVEKIKRKVANKNQDTTLATIKPELVSKMLAEVKNMRGRQENMDSTLNEMKLENATLWRELAMLRQKHLKQQQIINKLIQFLVTLVQPSRSGLSVKRRYPLMINDSSRSHKQTKLSKSQECPMGPVIHELDASEPDVDLGYNVAEILESKTPNVQSPQEHNEIPTDDEINMETIQFNKSSIENPTVEVKKKRVGKHKKKTELHMLEISTDEDEPVTLLKNKPIDLKPVPMATMRSSKLAAMAANIKSQDDNDIDNDIDIDGTPADLEDNMESLDNDASMMKLEDILIVPEMLDNSNIQNNVRTNQEDNSNYNKINKKPNQVDGERSILMTSNNEQRNENKMEMSLQKENNNCDKADPSSSKDLSVSRVTSGMAETNYRLGPMQVHTNNGDEMDNHLECMQTDLDNLRELLRDERYSIDSNTLYTLFNTDDMYGLPFSSELNVNCKEENNDHIISDSANRSAGGELMAYNPSSSLLDFDDDMLLGNASSSNQDLQLNLYADPLSLEDTKSSLFEALTNNNANTKS from the exons ATGCATACGACGTCGGACTTGGGCGCGAACGTGCCAGCGTTCCTTGCCAAGCTTTGGAAAATGGTCGAGGACCCAAAGACAAACAGCCTTATTTCGTGGGCGCCC aatGGAAGAAGCTTCTTTATTAGAAATCAATCAAAATTCACAATGGACTTGCTACCAATTTACTACAAGCATAACAATATGGCCAGTTTTATAAGACAGTTGAATATGT ATGGATTTCACAAGAAAGTTTCTGTAGAATTGGGTGGCCTAAAATGTGATAAAGATGAAATAGAATTTGCACATCAGTATTTCTGCAAAGATCAACCTTATTTAgtagagaaaattaaaaggaag gttgcaaataaaaatcaagataCAACTCTTGCTACTATTAAACCAGAATTAGTAAGTAAAATGTTAGCTGAAGTAAAAAACATGAGGGGTCGTCAGGAAAATATGGATAGTACTTTAAATGAGATGAAACTCGAAAATGCAACCTTGTGGAGAGAATTAGCGATGTTAAGACAAAAACACTTAAAACAGCAacagattattaataaattaattcaatttcttGTTACTCTTGTACAACCATCCAGAAGTGGTTTATCTGTTAAAAGACGATACCCGTTAATGATAAATGACTCAAGTCGTTCGCATAAACAAACTAAATTGTCTAAG TCGCAAGAATGTCCAATGGGACCGGTAATTCATGAACTTGATGCATCAGAACCTGACGTGGATCTAGGCTATAATGTTGCCGa aatccTGGAAAGTAAAACACCAAATGTTCAAAGTCCACAGGAACATAATGAAATACCGACAGATGATGAAATTAATATGGAAactattcaatttaataaaagttccATTGAAAATCCTACAGttgaagtaaagaaaaaacgaGTTGgcaaacacaaaaaaaa gACAGAATTACATATGCTCGAAATATCTACTGACGAAGATGAACCtgtaactttattaaaaaacaagcCTATTGATTTAAAGCCAGTACCTATGGCGACTATGCGAAGCTCTAAGCTCGCGGCAATGGCAGCAAACATTAAATCTCAAGATGATAATGATATTGATAATGATATTGATATAGATGGTACTCCAGCTGATTTGGAGGATAACATGGAAAGTTTGGATAATGACGCGTCTATGATGAAATTAGAAGATATTCTAATTGTTCCAGAAATGCTCGATAACAgtaatattcaaaataatgtTAGGACTAATCAAGAGGATAAcagcaattataataaaattaataagaaaccTAATCAAGTAGACGGGGAAAGAAGCATTTTAATGACAAGTAACAATGAGCAacgtaatgaaaataaaatggaaatgtCTCtacagaaagaaaataataattgtgatAAGGCGGATCCAAGTTCGTCAAAAGATTTATCAGTAAGCCGTGTTACTTCTGGAATGGCCGAAACTAATTACAGGTTAGGACCGATGCAAGTCCACACAAACAATgg gGACGAAATGGACAATCATTTGGAATGTATGCAAACTGATCTGGATAATTTACGTGAATTGTTGCGAGATGAACGTTACAGCATTGATTCTAATACACTATATACG tTGTTCAACACAGATGATATGTATGGATTACCATTTAGTTCAGAACTAAATGTAAATTGTAAGGAAGAGAACAATGATCATATAA tTTCAGATTCTGCTAATAGATCTGCTGGTGGTGAACTTATGGCATATAATCCCTCATCTTCTTTATTAGATTTTGATGACGACATGCTTTTGGGAAATGCGTCATCTTCAAATCAAGATTTGCAGTTGAATCTGTACGCTGATCCATTGTCTCTAGAGGATACAAAGAGTTCACTTTTTGAAgctttaacaaataataacgcgaatacaaaatcgtaa